One region of Roseicitreum antarcticum genomic DNA includes:
- the mrdA gene encoding penicillin-binding protein 2, whose protein sequence is MKRSDKDKSASVAMISRRAAVLGGLQLAVAGTLVWRMRQMQVKQADQFRLLADENRINIRLIPPARGLIHDRNGVLIAGNEQNYRIVMVREDAGDIDAALARLRRLVPLSDEDIERARRDLLRNRSFVPVTIIDRLRWEEVARVAANAPALPGITPEVGLSRSYPLRGDFAHVVGYVGPVSERDLEALENPDPVLQIPRFQIGKIGVERALEDSLRGSAGSRRIEVNSVGRVMRELDRVEGVAGVNAQLTLDHRLQNFAQARLGGESAAAVVMDVHNGDLLAMASAPTFDPNLFVRGISVPDYQGLLDDPYRPLADKTVQGMYPPGSTFKMVTALAALQARETTPDERVYCPGHMDVSGTRFHCWRRGGHGRVNMVSALSESCDVYFYEMAQRVGIDKINEMSERLGLGIRYDLPMSAVQSGLNPTREWKQARRGAPWMVGDTVNASIGQGFVLSTPLQLAVMTARLASGTAVLPRLVRSINGVEQVSEVAKGLDLDPSWIDLVRRGMSDVCNTQRGTAWSSRIVEADYRMAGKTGTSQVFSITAAERAAGLRSQEDLPWNRRNHALFVGFAPDIAPRIAVSVVVEHGGGGSSAAAPIGRDLVLAALSGGMPPLSAYPTPQRNRIETQQRELQQRMSQSTPPGADRA, encoded by the coding sequence ATGAAACGTTCCGACAAGGACAAATCGGCCAGTGTTGCGATGATCTCGCGCCGTGCGGCAGTGCTGGGCGGGCTTCAGCTTGCCGTGGCGGGCACGCTGGTCTGGCGTATGCGGCAGATGCAGGTGAAACAGGCCGACCAGTTCCGTCTGCTGGCTGACGAGAACCGCATCAACATTCGCCTTATCCCGCCAGCGCGCGGCCTGATCCACGACCGTAATGGCGTGTTGATCGCGGGCAATGAACAGAATTACCGTATCGTCATGGTGCGCGAAGACGCGGGCGATATTGATGCGGCACTGGCCCGTCTGCGCCGTTTGGTCCCGCTCAGCGATGAGGATATCGAGCGCGCGCGCCGCGACCTGCTTCGCAACCGCTCTTTCGTGCCAGTGACGATCATCGACCGCCTGCGCTGGGAAGAGGTGGCGCGCGTGGCCGCCAATGCCCCCGCGCTGCCCGGCATCACGCCAGAGGTTGGCCTGTCGCGCAGCTATCCGCTGCGCGGCGATTTCGCCCATGTGGTGGGCTATGTCGGCCCGGTGTCCGAACGCGATCTGGAGGCATTGGAAAACCCCGACCCGGTCTTGCAGATCCCGCGTTTTCAGATCGGCAAGATCGGGGTCGAACGCGCGCTGGAGGACAGCTTGCGCGGCAGCGCCGGTTCGCGTCGGATCGAGGTGAACTCGGTCGGGCGGGTCATGCGCGAACTGGACCGTGTCGAAGGTGTGGCGGGCGTGAATGCGCAGTTGACACTGGACCACCGGCTGCAAAACTTCGCACAGGCGCGGCTGGGCGGGGAAAGCGCGGCTGCCGTGGTCATGGATGTGCATAATGGCGACCTTCTGGCCATGGCCTCGGCCCCGACCTTTGACCCCAACCTTTTTGTCCGCGGCATCTCGGTGCCCGATTACCAGGGCTTGCTGGACGACCCATACCGCCCGCTGGCCGACAAGACGGTGCAGGGCATGTATCCGCCCGGATCGACCTTCAAGATGGTCACGGCGCTGGCCGCGCTGCAGGCCCGCGAAACCACCCCGGATGAACGTGTCTATTGCCCGGGGCACATGGATGTGTCGGGCACGCGGTTCCACTGCTGGCGGCGCGGCGGGCATGGCCGGGTCAACATGGTCTCGGCGCTTTCGGAATCTTGCGATGTGTATTTCTACGAGATGGCGCAGCGCGTCGGTATCGACAAGATCAACGAAATGTCGGAGCGGTTGGGGCTGGGCATCCGCTATGATCTGCCCATGTCGGCGGTACAATCCGGGTTGAATCCGACGCGCGAATGGAAACAGGCGCGGCGCGGCGCGCCCTGGATGGTGGGTGACACCGTCAATGCTTCGATCGGGCAGGGCTTCGTGCTGTCCACGCCCTTGCAACTGGCGGTGATGACCGCGCGGCTGGCCAGTGGCACCGCCGTGCTGCCCCGGCTGGTGCGGTCGATCAACGGTGTGGAACAGGTGTCCGAGGTCGCGAAAGGACTGGATCTGGACCCCAGTTGGATCGACTTGGTGCGCCGAGGCATGTCGGATGTCTGCAACACGCAGCGGGGCACTGCCTGGTCGTCGCGCATTGTCGAAGCGGATTACCGCATGGCGGGCAAAACCGGCACGAGCCAGGTGTTCTCGATCACCGCCGCCGAACGCGCGGCGGGGTTGCGCAGCCAAGAGGATCTGCCGTGGAACCGCCGCAACCACGCGTTGTTTGTGGGTTTCGCCCCCGACATCGCGCCCCGCATCGCGGTCAGCGTGGTGGTGGAACATGGCGGTGGCGGCTCCTCCGCCGCAGCCCCCATCGGGCGCGATCTGGTGCTGGCAGCGCTCAGTGGCGGGATGCCGCCGCTCAGCGCCTATCCGACACCGCAGCGCAACCGGATCGAAACGCAGCAGCGCGAGTTGCAACAGCGCATGTCCCAAAGCACACCGCCGGGTGCGGACCGTGCGTAG
- the mreC gene encoding rod shape-determining protein MreC yields the protein MAQDRNADEDFVRPVRRLLIGCMIGLFVAVFLVWRIDSPRVEQFRAAVVDRVVPSFDWALLPVTKAVGMLENFRSYTRIYEQNQELRRELQQMRAWREAALQLEQRNAQLLDLNQVRLEPQLTHITGVVLADSGSPFRKSVLLNVGARDGVQDGWAVMDGLGLAGRISGIGRQSARVVLLTDSASRVPVVVQPSGMRAILTGDTGPMPLLDFLENTDDVRPGDRVVSSDDGDVFPAGLLVGEVAMDTDRRLRVRLAADYGRLDFLRVLRSRQIDRVLETGGLLLPEDAPAPAAPVAAPDMPAPEQPAFDGTAPARPARDG from the coding sequence TTGGCTCAGGACCGTAACGCCGACGAAGATTTTGTGCGCCCGGTCAGACGTTTGCTGATCGGCTGTATGATTGGCCTTTTCGTCGCGGTTTTTTTGGTCTGGCGCATCGACAGCCCGCGGGTCGAACAGTTCCGCGCAGCCGTGGTGGACCGGGTGGTACCCAGCTTTGATTGGGCCCTGTTGCCGGTGACGAAAGCGGTGGGGATGCTGGAAAACTTTCGGTCTTACACGCGCATTTACGAACAAAACCAGGAATTGCGGCGCGAGTTGCAGCAGATGCGCGCTTGGCGCGAGGCGGCGTTGCAATTGGAACAGCGCAACGCGCAACTCCTCGACCTCAACCAGGTGCGGCTCGAACCGCAACTGACCCATATCACTGGCGTCGTGCTCGCCGATAGCGGCTCACCGTTCCGCAAATCGGTGCTTCTGAACGTGGGGGCGCGCGACGGGGTGCAGGACGGCTGGGCGGTGATGGACGGGCTGGGCCTTGCGGGGCGGATTTCGGGCATCGGGCGGCAATCGGCGCGCGTGGTTTTGCTGACTGACAGCGCCAGCCGGGTGCCGGTGGTGGTGCAGCCCTCGGGCATGCGGGCCATCCTGACCGGCGATACCGGGCCGATGCCGTTGCTGGACTTCCTGGAAAACACCGATGACGTGCGGCCCGGCGACCGCGTGGTGTCGTCTGATGACGGCGACGTGTTCCCGGCAGGCCTTTTGGTGGGTGAGGTCGCAATGGATACCGACCGCCGCTTGCGGGTGCGGCTGGCGGCGGATTACGGCAGGCTGGATTTCCTGCGCGTCCTGCGATCGCGCCAGATCGACCGCGTTCTGGAAACTGGTGGGCTTCTGTTGCCCGAAGATGCCCCGGCCCCCGCAGCGCCGGTTGCCGCGCCCGACATGCCGGCCCCGGAACAACCTGCTTTCGACGGCACCGCGCCCGCCCGGCCTGCACGTGATGGCTAA
- a CDS encoding rod shape-determining protein, with amino-acid sequence MFAFPSLFSSDMAIDLGTANTLIYVKGRGIILNEPSVVAYHIKDGRKQVLAVGEDAKLMLGRTPGSIEAIRPMRDGVIADFDVAEEMIKHFIRKVTKRATFSKPKVIVCVPYGATPVEKRAIRQSVLSAGARRAGLISEPIAAAIGAGMPITDPTGSMVVDIGGGTTEVAVLSLGDIVYARSVRVGGDRMDEAIINYLRRQQNLLIGESTAERIKTTIGTARMPDDGRGKSMQVRGRDLLNGVPKETEITQGQVAEALSETVTTMCEAVMMALETTPPDLAADIVDRGVMLTGGGALLAELDLALREQTGLSISVADEALNCVAMGTGKALEYEKQLRHAIDYES; translated from the coding sequence ATGTTCGCTTTCCCCTCCTTGTTTTCGTCGGACATGGCCATTGACCTTGGGACGGCGAACACGCTGATCTACGTCAAGGGGCGTGGGATCATCCTCAATGAACCCTCGGTCGTCGCCTACCACATCAAGGACGGGCGCAAGCAGGTGCTGGCGGTGGGCGAGGATGCGAAGCTGATGCTGGGCCGCACGCCCGGTAGCATCGAGGCGATCCGCCCGATGCGCGACGGCGTCATCGCCGATTTTGACGTAGCCGAAGAGATGATAAAGCATTTCATCCGCAAGGTCACCAAACGCGCCACCTTCAGCAAACCGAAGGTCATCGTCTGCGTGCCTTACGGCGCGACGCCGGTGGAGAAACGTGCGATCCGCCAGTCGGTGTTGTCGGCAGGTGCGCGGCGCGCAGGCCTGATCTCGGAACCCATCGCGGCAGCCATCGGCGCGGGTATGCCGATCACTGATCCCACCGGCAGCATGGTGGTCGATATCGGCGGCGGCACGACCGAGGTTGCGGTGCTGAGCCTTGGGGACATCGTCTATGCGCGGTCCGTGCGCGTTGGCGGCGACCGCATGGATGAGGCGATCATCAACTACCTGCGCCGTCAGCAGAACCTCCTGATCGGCGAGTCCACTGCCGAACGCATCAAGACCACCATCGGCACCGCGCGGATGCCCGATGACGGGCGCGGCAAGTCGATGCAGGTGCGCGGTCGCGATCTGCTGAACGGCGTGCCGAAGGAAACCGAGATCACCCAAGGACAGGTGGCCGAAGCGCTTTCCGAAACCGTCACCACGATGTGTGAGGCGGTGATGATGGCGCTGGAAACCACGCCGCCTGATCTGGCCGCCGACATTGTGGACCGGGGCGTCATGCTGACCGGCGGCGGCGCGCTTTTGGCCGAGCTGGATCTGGCGCTGCGGGAACAGACGGGCCTGTCGATTTCGGTCGCGGATGAGGCGCTGAACTGCGTTGCCATGGGCACCGGCAAGGCGCTGGAATACGAAAAACAGCTGCGTCATGCAATTGACTATGAAAGCTGA
- a CDS encoding 2-isopropylmalate synthase, producing the protein MTIATNADQDRVIIFDTTLRDGEQSPGATMSHAEKLEIAALLDDMGVDVIEAGFPVASEGDFEAVADIARLSKNSVICGLARANFNDIDRAYEAVKHAAQPRIHTFIGTSPLHRDITALDMDGMVAKIHDTVSHARNLCDNIQWSPMDATRTEHDYLCRVVETAIKAGATTINIPDTVGYTAPRESAALIRMLLERVPGADAITFATHCHNDLGMATANALAAVEAGARQIECTINGLGERAGNTALEEVVMALRVRNDIMPYRTGIDTTRIMQISRLVATVSGFPVQFNKAVVGKNAFAHESGIHQDGMLKNSETFEIMRPADIGLSATNLVMGKHSGRAALRSKLADLGYELGDNQLKDVFVRFKALADRKKEVYDDDLIALMQDSATNAEHDYLQVRKLRVICGTEGPQEADLTLAIEGVDHSIDATGDGPVDATFNAVKMLFPHGARLQLYQVHAVTEGTDAQATVSVRLEQDGRTYTGQSADTDTVVASAKAYVNALNKLILHKHRGNLSELMQTAG; encoded by the coding sequence ATGACCATCGCGACCAATGCAGACCAAGACCGCGTCATCATTTTTGACACCACCCTGCGCGACGGCGAACAAAGCCCTGGCGCCACCATGAGCCATGCTGAAAAGCTGGAAATCGCTGCCCTGCTGGATGACATGGGCGTCGATGTGATCGAGGCCGGGTTTCCCGTCGCCTCCGAGGGCGATTTCGAAGCCGTCGCCGACATTGCCCGCCTGTCGAAAAACTCCGTGATCTGCGGGCTGGCGCGCGCGAATTTCAACGACATTGACCGCGCCTACGAGGCCGTGAAACACGCAGCCCAGCCGCGCATCCATACCTTCATTGGCACCTCGCCGCTGCACCGCGATATAACGGCGCTGGATATGGACGGTATGGTTGCGAAGATCCACGACACCGTTAGCCACGCGCGCAACTTGTGCGACAATATCCAATGGTCGCCGATGGATGCCACAAGGACGGAACATGATTATCTGTGCCGCGTGGTAGAGACCGCGATCAAGGCGGGCGCCACTACGATCAACATTCCCGACACTGTGGGCTATACCGCGCCGCGTGAAAGCGCCGCACTGATCCGCATGCTGCTGGAACGCGTGCCGGGTGCCGACGCCATCACCTTCGCCACCCATTGTCACAATGATCTGGGCATGGCGACAGCGAATGCCCTGGCGGCGGTCGAGGCCGGGGCGCGCCAGATCGAATGCACCATCAACGGTCTGGGCGAGCGCGCGGGCAATACCGCGCTGGAAGAGGTGGTGATGGCCCTGCGCGTGCGCAACGACATCATGCCCTACCGTACCGGAATTGATACAACGCGGATCATGCAGATCTCGCGTCTGGTCGCCACGGTTTCGGGGTTTCCGGTGCAGTTCAACAAGGCGGTGGTGGGCAAGAACGCCTTTGCCCACGAATCCGGCATCCACCAAGACGGGATGTTGAAGAACTCGGAAACCTTCGAGATCATGCGTCCCGCCGATATCGGGCTGTCGGCCACCAATTTGGTGATGGGTAAACACTCGGGTCGCGCTGCGCTGCGCTCCAAACTGGCGGATCTGGGGTATGAGCTGGGGGACAACCAACTGAAGGACGTGTTCGTCCGCTTCAAGGCGCTGGCCGACCGAAAAAAGGAAGTATACGACGACGATCTGATCGCGTTGATGCAAGACAGTGCCACCAATGCCGAACATGATTACCTGCAAGTGCGCAAGCTGCGCGTTATCTGCGGTACCGAAGGCCCGCAAGAGGCCGATCTGACCCTGGCGATCGAGGGCGTGGATCACAGCATTGATGCCACTGGCGACGGTCCGGTGGATGCGACATTCAATGCGGTGAAAATGCTTTTCCCGCACGGCGCGCGGTTGCAGCTGTACCAAGTCCATGCGGTGACCGAGGGCACGGATGCGCAGGCAACTGTCAGTGTGCGGCTGGAACAGGATGGGCGGACCTATACCGGGCAATCTGCGGATACCGATACGGTCGTCGCTTCGGCCAAGGCCTATGTCAACGCGCTGAACAAACTGATTCTGCATAAGCACCGCGGCAATCTCTCGGAACTGATGCAGACAGCGGGCTAG
- a CDS encoding SDR family NAD(P)-dependent oxidoreductase produces MMQALVIGASGGIGAALCDALAARGAQVTRLSRRADGLDITSEASVAEHLGALTGPFDMVLVATGALEIGANGPEKSLRQLSAEALSAQFALNAIGPALVLKHALPLLARDRRAVFCALSARVGSIGDNRAGGWYSYRTAKAALNQLIHSGAIELARSHKDAICVALHPGTVATPFTEKYLGRHPAVPPPEAADRILGVLDGLTPADTGGFYDWAGKVVPW; encoded by the coding sequence ATGATGCAGGCATTGGTGATCGGGGCGTCGGGGGGAATCGGGGCGGCGCTGTGCGACGCGCTGGCCGCGCGCGGGGCGCAGGTGACCCGGTTATCGCGCCGGGCCGATGGGCTGGACATCACCAGCGAGGCGTCGGTCGCCGAACATCTCGGCGCGTTGACCGGCCCGTTCGATATGGTGTTGGTCGCCACAGGCGCGCTGGAAATCGGCGCGAATGGCCCCGAAAAATCGCTGCGCCAGCTGTCAGCCGAGGCGTTGAGCGCGCAATTCGCCCTTAACGCCATTGGCCCCGCGCTGGTGCTGAAACACGCCCTGCCCCTGTTGGCGCGCGACCGGCGCGCAGTGTTCTGCGCGCTTTCGGCGCGCGTCGGCTCCATCGGCGACAACCGCGCGGGCGGCTGGTATTCGTACCGCACCGCCAAGGCCGCACTGAACCAGTTGATCCATTCCGGCGCGATCGAACTGGCGCGCAGCCACAAGGATGCAATCTGTGTCGCGCTGCACCCCGGCACGGTCGCGACACCCTTTACCGAGAAATACCTGGGCCGCCACCCGGCCGTGCCACCACCAGAGGCTGCGGATCGCATCCTTGGCGTGCTGGACGGCCTGACACCCGCAGACACGGGCGGGTTCTATGACTGGGCTGGCAAGGTGGTGCCGTGGTGA
- a CDS encoding cryptochrome/photolyase family protein, with product MVTRLILILGDQLTDTIAALRAADKDRDVVVMAEVWAEATYVPHHPKKIAFVLSAMRKFASRLRDAGWTVAYTRLDDADNAGSIAAELLRRADATGAKDVIATQPGEWRLIAELDALPLKVTQLPDDRFIATNAEFAKWAEGRKTLRMEYFYREMRRKTGLLMDGDQPAGGQWNFDHDNRKPAKGGLFGKAPLRHDPDDVTAAVLDLVADRFGDNFGSLRPFWFATDRRGALAALDHFITHALPEFGAFQDAMLADDRFLNHAVIGLYLNIGLLLPLEVCEAVAKAYARGEAPLNSAEGFIRQIIGWREFVRGIYFLEGPDYASRNALGHDRALPALYWGAETRMNCLSHAVAQTREEAYAHHIQRLMVTGNFALLAGIDPGAVHEWYLAVYADAFEWVEAPNTVGMSQFADGGVVGSKPYVSSGAYIDRMSDYCGGCAYKVKEKTGPDACPFNLLYWHFLLRHRARFEGNPRMGQMYRTWDKMDAGRRKAVLSDADSFLNRLSAGDTV from the coding sequence GTGGTGACACGGCTGATCTTGATCCTCGGCGATCAACTGACCGATACCATCGCCGCCCTGCGCGCCGCCGACAAGGACCGCGACGTGGTTGTGATGGCCGAAGTCTGGGCCGAAGCCACCTATGTGCCGCACCACCCCAAGAAGATCGCCTTCGTGCTGTCGGCCATGCGCAAATTCGCAAGCCGTCTGCGCGATGCGGGTTGGACCGTCGCCTATACCCGGCTGGATGACGCCGACAACGCAGGTTCGATCGCCGCCGAACTGCTGCGCCGCGCCGATGCAACGGGAGCGAAGGACGTCATCGCGACCCAGCCCGGCGAATGGCGGCTGATCGCGGAACTCGATGCGCTGCCGCTGAAGGTCACGCAACTGCCCGACGACCGTTTCATCGCCACCAACGCAGAATTCGCCAAGTGGGCGGAAGGACGCAAGACGCTGCGGATGGAGTATTTCTACCGCGAGATGCGGCGCAAGACCGGGCTTTTGATGGACGGCGACCAGCCCGCAGGCGGGCAATGGAATTTCGACCACGACAACCGTAAACCCGCCAAGGGCGGGCTGTTCGGCAAAGCCCCGCTGCGCCATGATCCCGACGATGTGACAGCGGCGGTTCTCGATCTGGTCGCGGACCGTTTCGGCGACAACTTCGGCTCCCTGCGCCCGTTCTGGTTTGCAACGGATCGCCGGGGCGCGCTGGCCGCGCTGGACCATTTCATCACCCATGCCCTGCCAGAATTCGGCGCCTTTCAAGATGCGATGCTGGCGGATGACCGCTTCCTGAACCATGCGGTGATCGGCCTCTACCTCAACATCGGGCTCTTGCTGCCGCTGGAGGTTTGCGAAGCGGTGGCCAAGGCCTATGCCAGGGGCGAAGCGCCACTGAATTCCGCCGAAGGGTTCATCCGCCAGATCATCGGCTGGCGCGAATTCGTGCGGGGCATCTATTTCCTTGAAGGGCCCGACTATGCGTCGCGTAACGCGCTGGGGCACGACCGCGCCTTGCCGGCGCTGTACTGGGGCGCGGAAACCCGGATGAACTGCCTGTCCCACGCCGTCGCGCAGACCCGGGAAGAGGCCTATGCCCACCACATCCAACGCCTGATGGTAACTGGCAATTTCGCGCTGCTGGCGGGCATCGACCCCGGCGCGGTGCATGAATGGTACCTCGCGGTCTATGCCGATGCGTTCGAATGGGTGGAGGCGCCCAATACCGTCGGCATGTCGCAATTTGCCGACGGCGGTGTAGTGGGGTCGAAGCCTTATGTGTCGTCCGGGGCCTATATCGACCGGATGTCCGATTATTGCGGCGGCTGCGCCTACAAGGTGAAGGAAAAGACCGGGCCGGATGCCTGCCCGTTCAACCTGCTCTACTGGCATTTCCTGCTGCGCCACCGCGCGCGGTTCGAGGGCAACCCCCGCATGGGCCAGATGTACCGGACATGGGACAAGATGGATGCGGGGCGGCGCAAGGCCGTCCTGTCAGACGCAGATTCTTTTCTGAACCGACTATCAGCGGGCGACACGGTCTAG
- a CDS encoding MarR family winged helix-turn-helix transcriptional regulator, which translates to MSNACNPSDLLPGADCAELILHLARVAQSGAAAGELTPAQWTALRYFARANRFSRTPSAFSQFHATTRGTASQTVKSLVALGLLSRQANASDGRSALFEVTEAGQARLQDDPLAELAAVLADLPADLRTSFATALQRATAALARKRATPMFGNCRDCGHCEEGARDAYCHCTQSGLMAAEMGQLCVDFRPLPQRSEG; encoded by the coding sequence ATGTCAAACGCGTGTAACCCCTCTGACCTCCTTCCCGGCGCCGATTGCGCCGAGTTGATCTTGCACCTCGCCCGCGTCGCGCAAAGCGGGGCCGCTGCCGGGGAGCTGACGCCTGCGCAATGGACCGCGCTGCGGTATTTCGCGCGGGCCAACAGGTTCTCGCGCACGCCATCCGCGTTTTCGCAGTTTCACGCGACCACGCGGGGCACCGCATCGCAGACCGTGAAGTCGCTGGTGGCGCTGGGGCTGTTGTCGCGGCAGGCCAATGCTTCTGATGGGCGCAGCGCGCTTTTCGAGGTGACCGAGGCCGGGCAGGCGCGGCTGCAAGATGATCCGCTGGCCGAACTGGCCGCCGTTCTGGCCGATCTGCCGGCCGATCTGCGCACCAGTTTCGCCACTGCCTTGCAGCGCGCGACGGCTGCGCTGGCGCGTAAGCGGGCAACCCCGATGTTCGGCAATTGCCGCGATTGTGGCCATTGCGAAGAGGGCGCGCGCGACGCTTATTGCCATTGCACCCAGTCGGGGTTGATGGCGGCCGAGATGGGGCAGCTCTGCGTCGATTTCCGGCCGCTACCGCAACGAAGCGAGGGCTGA
- a CDS encoding RNA polymerase factor sigma-32, giving the protein MAARDPYTSQYIRHTMGHEMLDADTEHTLALAWRDERDEAALHRLIRAYARLAVSVAAKFRRYAVPFEDLIQQGNLGLMRAAEKYDPDNGARFSTYAVWWIRASMQEYVMRNWSMVRTGTNASQKKLFFHIRRMQTKLEQDPTRSEPISTVMAREFDVPEAQVEIMLGRMSGQDLSLNTPQGPDEDGRDWLDTIADTAPATEDQVLGQMETTRRRGLLHDAISALPDRERSIVEQRHLADAPRTLTELGAEMGISKERVRQLEERALLRVTAHIRNHDSAPEMA; this is encoded by the coding sequence ATGGCCGCGCGCGATCCCTACACCAGCCAATACATCCGCCACACCATGGGCCATGAGATGCTGGATGCCGACACCGAACACACCCTCGCGCTGGCATGGCGCGATGAGCGGGATGAGGCTGCGCTGCACCGTCTGATCCGCGCCTACGCACGGCTGGCAGTGTCGGTCGCGGCCAAGTTCCGCCGCTATGCCGTCCCGTTCGAGGACCTGATCCAGCAAGGCAACCTGGGCCTGATGCGCGCCGCCGAGAAATACGACCCTGACAATGGCGCCCGCTTTTCGACCTATGCGGTCTGGTGGATCCGTGCCTCGATGCAGGAATATGTGATGCGCAACTGGTCGATGGTGCGCACGGGCACCAATGCCTCGCAGAAAAAACTGTTCTTCCACATCCGCCGGATGCAGACGAAGCTGGAACAGGACCCCACACGGTCTGAACCAATCTCGACCGTGATGGCACGGGAATTCGACGTGCCTGAGGCACAGGTGGAGATCATGCTGGGCCGCATGTCGGGGCAGGACCTGTCACTGAACACGCCGCAAGGCCCGGATGAGGACGGGCGCGACTGGCTGGACACAATCGCCGATACCGCGCCCGCAACCGAAGACCAGGTGCTCGGCCAGATGGAGACGACGCGCCGTCGGGGCCTGTTGCACGATGCCATCAGCGCCCTGCCCGACCGCGAACGCAGCATCGTCGAACAGCGTCACTTGGCCGATGCGCCGCGCACCCTGACCGAACTGGGCGCGGAAATGGGCATCTCGAAGGAACGGGTGCGCCAGTTGGAAGAACGCGCGCTGCTGCGCGTCACCGCGCATATCCGCAATCACGACAGCGCGCCCGAAATGGCGTAA
- a CDS encoding VanZ family protein, with protein sequence MNKTARSMGLVTRAIWLSLVLAVIVGVATLMPVSSLPDAVPGSDKLHHLLAFAALAFPMIAARPANALWVLPVVAGYGGVIELIQPYFGRQAEWVDFFADAAGALSGGLAGWLAHVCFRPNRPPLAQATD encoded by the coding sequence TTGAACAAGACTGCCAGATCCATGGGACTGGTCACACGGGCCATATGGCTTAGCCTGGTGCTGGCTGTCATCGTTGGTGTGGCCACGCTGATGCCCGTATCGTCACTGCCCGACGCGGTGCCGGGCAGTGATAAGCTGCACCACCTGCTGGCGTTCGCCGCCCTCGCCTTTCCGATGATCGCCGCACGCCCGGCAAACGCCTTGTGGGTGCTGCCAGTCGTGGCAGGTTACGGCGGTGTGATCGAGCTCATCCAGCCGTATTTCGGACGGCAAGCGGAATGGGTCGATTTCTTCGCCGATGCCGCCGGTGCCCTGTCGGGCGGCCTTGCGGGATGGCTGGCTCATGTCTGCTTCCGGCCCAACCGCCCCCCATTGGCGCAAGCGACAGACTGA
- a CDS encoding GNAT family N-acetyltransferase: MTVDTKISDQATIETDRLTLRPLRRSDAGLLSFYTADRRVAEGTRSIPHPLPPGATEAFVSQAIARKRDEDIWVMDGQRHGSAEVIGLISLKPLDRGQSQIGYWVAPAFWNTGFASEAVSALVKANPHDATTLFAEVFQDNAISARVLTNCGFQYLGDAEAFSVARGKAVPTWTYIHKV, from the coding sequence ATGACTGTGGATACCAAGATTTCCGATCAGGCCACGATCGAGACCGACCGGCTGACGCTAAGGCCGCTGCGCAGATCGGACGCGGGCCTCCTGTCATTTTACACCGCCGACCGGCGCGTGGCCGAGGGGACGCGGTCCATCCCGCACCCACTGCCCCCCGGCGCGACCGAGGCTTTCGTGTCCCAGGCAATTGCCCGTAAACGCGATGAAGACATCTGGGTGATGGATGGGCAGCGCCACGGCTCGGCCGAGGTTATTGGGCTGATCTCGCTCAAACCGCTGGATCGGGGGCAAAGCCAGATCGGCTATTGGGTCGCGCCCGCCTTCTGGAACACCGGCTTCGCCTCTGAGGCTGTGTCCGCGCTGGTCAAGGCCAATCCGCATGATGCGACGACGCTGTTTGCCGAGGTCTTTCAGGACAACGCGATTTCCGCGCGGGTGCTCACGAACTGCGGCTTCCAGTACCTTGGCGATGCCGAGGCGTTTTCGGTGGCCCGCGGCAAGGCTGTGCCGACCTGGACTTACATCCACAAGGTCTGA
- the rpmA gene encoding 50S ribosomal protein L27, translating to MAHKKAGGSSRNGRDSAGRRLGVKLYGGQTAIPGNIIVRQRGTKHFPGAGVGMGRDHTIFATSEGLVTFTKGLKGRSFVSVLPVMEAAE from the coding sequence ATGGCACACAAGAAAGCAGGCGGTTCATCCCGCAACGGTCGCGATTCTGCCGGTCGCCGTCTGGGCGTTAAACTCTATGGTGGGCAGACCGCGATTCCGGGCAATATCATCGTGCGTCAGCGCGGGACCAAACATTTCCCGGGTGCTGGCGTCGGCATGGGCCGTGACCACACCATTTTCGCGACCTCGGAAGGGCTTGTTACCTTCACGAAGGGTCTCAAGGGCCGCAGCTTCGTGTCGGTTCTCCCGGTGATGGAGGCCGCTGAATAG